A single Streptomyces sp. Edi2 DNA region contains:
- a CDS encoding organic hydroperoxide resistance protein: MDALYTAVATANGREGRAVSSDGRIDLALAMPPALGGNGAGTNPEQLFAAGYAACFASAMGNVGRQMKLDTKDVSVTAEVSIGKDDTGFGLAVVMRVELPDALAGETGRQLVEATHQYCPYSKATRGNIDVELVIE, from the coding sequence ATGGACGCGCTGTACACCGCTGTCGCCACCGCCAACGGCCGCGAAGGCCGGGCGGTCAGCTCCGACGGCCGGATCGACCTGGCCCTGGCCATGCCGCCGGCCCTCGGCGGCAACGGCGCCGGCACCAACCCGGAGCAGCTTTTCGCCGCCGGCTACGCGGCGTGCTTCGCCAGCGCGATGGGCAATGTCGGCCGCCAGATGAAGCTCGACACCAAGGACGTCTCGGTCACCGCCGAGGTCTCCATCGGCAAGGACGACACCGGCTTCGGCCTGGCCGTCGTCATGCGGGTGGAGCTGCCGGACGCCCTCGCGGGCGAGACCGGGCGGCAGCTGGTCGAGGCGACGCACCAGTACTGCCCGTACTCCAAGGCCACCCGCGGCAACATCGACGTCGAGCTGGTCATCGAGTAA
- a CDS encoding VTT domain-containing protein produces the protein MFPPAAGPAGLAARCTRLLFSPWSRLGLLLILLACGAVMALWWQPQHLLTGARPAQSSGPAALALFALAYGACTSAFVPRPVLNLAAGALFGSQAGLAAALAGTVLGAALTFGLGRLLGQDALRPWLRARWLTAVDRQLSEHGFRSMLVIRLLPGLPFCAMNYCAAISRMGWGAYLAATALGSIPNTAAYAVAGARASTPTSPVFLAAMGFIAVSALGALVVAWCKRKALHED, from the coding sequence ATGTTCCCGCCCGCCGCGGGGCCCGCCGGCCTCGCCGCCCGCTGTACGCGTCTGCTGTTCTCCCCCTGGTCCCGGCTGGGCCTGCTGCTGATCCTGCTGGCCTGCGGCGCGGTCATGGCGCTGTGGTGGCAGCCGCAGCATCTGCTGACCGGCGCCCGGCCCGCCCAGTCGTCCGGGCCTGCCGCCCTGGCGCTCTTCGCGCTGGCATACGGCGCGTGCACCAGCGCCTTCGTCCCGCGCCCGGTCCTCAATCTCGCGGCGGGGGCCCTCTTCGGCAGCCAGGCCGGGCTGGCCGCGGCACTCGCCGGTACGGTGCTGGGCGCCGCGCTGACATTCGGGCTCGGCCGGCTGCTCGGACAGGACGCCCTGCGCCCGTGGCTCCGCGCCCGCTGGCTGACGGCCGTCGACCGGCAGTTGAGCGAGCACGGCTTCCGCTCGATGCTGGTGATCCGGCTCCTCCCCGGTCTGCCGTTCTGCGCCATGAACTACTGCGCCGCCATCTCCCGTATGGGCTGGGGTGCCTACCTGGCCGCGACGGCACTCGGCAGCATCCCGAACACCGCGGCCTACGCCGTGGCCGGCGCGCGGGCTTCGACGCCCACCTCGCCGGTGTTCCTCGCAGCCATGGGCTTCATCGCGGTCAGCGCTCTGGGCGCGCTGGTGGTGGCGTGGTGCAAACGCAAGGCGCTGCACGAGGACTGA
- a CDS encoding beta-ketoacyl-[acyl-carrier-protein] synthase family protein: protein MTARQEPFAAAVTGLGLVTAAGVGAKATWHAVTQETVPGGVTHQEELADLPCDFMYTIAGLDTTELLGVATQRLMDRFAQLAVIAAREALLDAGLDPESWDSSRVAVVIGSAHGGLPFYDQQHVAMAGRGARRVSPKLAPLTVVNSAASSVCMDIGAHGPSLGVATACSSGTVALGTAHQLLRAGVCDIALAGGAESVLSRLLIASACQMKAVSTRRDDPATACRPFDAGRDGFVVGEGAGLLVLERPEHARARHAPVRAHIRGYGASSDAYAAVAPDPEGKGIERALRTALADAGVQAGDVGHVNAHGTSTVANDHIEAAVLQRVLGDHPLVTSTKAMTGHTLGAAGGIEAALTVLALEQQLVPPTANLEVLDPRIPVDIVHKEARQAAFDCAVKTSLGFGGHNAALVLTR, encoded by the coding sequence ATGACGGCCCGCCAGGAGCCGTTCGCCGCGGCCGTGACAGGACTGGGACTGGTGACCGCGGCAGGGGTGGGGGCGAAGGCCACCTGGCATGCCGTCACCCAGGAAACCGTGCCCGGCGGCGTGACCCACCAGGAAGAACTCGCCGATCTGCCCTGCGACTTCATGTACACCATCGCCGGTCTGGACACCACGGAACTGCTCGGGGTGGCCACCCAGCGGCTGATGGACCGCTTCGCGCAGCTCGCGGTGATCGCCGCCCGGGAAGCCCTCCTCGATGCCGGCCTCGACCCGGAATCCTGGGACAGCAGCCGGGTCGCGGTGGTCATCGGCTCCGCACACGGCGGGCTGCCCTTCTACGACCAGCAGCACGTCGCCATGGCCGGGCGCGGCGCCCGCCGGGTCTCCCCCAAGCTCGCCCCGCTGACCGTCGTCAACAGCGCCGCCAGCAGTGTCTGTATGGACATCGGCGCCCACGGCCCCAGCCTGGGCGTGGCCACGGCCTGCTCCTCCGGGACCGTCGCCCTGGGCACCGCGCACCAGCTGCTGCGCGCCGGGGTCTGCGATATTGCCCTCGCCGGCGGGGCGGAGTCGGTCCTCTCCCGGCTGCTGATCGCCAGCGCCTGCCAGATGAAGGCGGTCTCCACCCGCCGGGATGATCCGGCCACCGCGTGCCGCCCCTTCGACGCGGGCCGGGACGGCTTCGTGGTCGGTGAAGGCGCCGGGCTGCTCGTGCTGGAGCGGCCGGAGCACGCCAGGGCCCGTCACGCCCCCGTGCGGGCCCATATCCGCGGCTACGGCGCGTCCAGCGATGCCTACGCGGCGGTGGCCCCCGACCCCGAGGGCAAGGGGATCGAGCGGGCACTGCGCACCGCGCTGGCGGACGCCGGGGTGCAGGCCGGCGATGTCGGCCACGTCAACGCGCACGGCACCTCGACGGTCGCCAACGACCACATCGAGGCCGCCGTGCTGCAGCGGGTTCTCGGCGATCACCCCCTGGTCACCTCGACCAAGGCGATGACCGGGCACACACTGGGCGCCGCGGGCGGGATCGAGGCCGCGCTCACCGTGCTCGCCCTGGAGCAGCAGCTGGTGCCCCCGACCGCCAACCTCGAGGTGCTGGATCCGCGGATCCCGGTCGACATCGTGCACAAGGAAGCCCGGCAGGCGGCATTCGACTGCGCGGTCAAGACGTCGCTCGGCTTCGGCGGGCACAACGCCGCACTGGTGCTGACCCGCTAG
- a CDS encoding undecaprenyl-diphosphate phosphatase, with product MSWFESFVLGLVQGLTEFLPISSSAHLRLTAAFAGWQDPGAAFTAITQIGTEAAVIIYFRKDIGRIISAWARSLFNRELRHDHDAQMGWLVIVGSIPIGVLGITLKDAIEGPFRDLRLIATTLIVMGVVLGIADRLAARDETGGRHRAAKQRKSLTDLSVKDGLLYGICQAMALIPGVSRSGATISGGLLMGYTRESAARYSFLLAIPAVLASGVFELKDAGEGHVSWGPTLFATLIAFVVGYAVIAWFMKFISHKSFMPFVIYRILLGITLFALVAAGTLTPHAGETTG from the coding sequence ATGTCTTGGTTTGAATCATTCGTCCTCGGACTCGTCCAAGGGCTGACCGAGTTCCTGCCGATCTCCTCCAGTGCGCACCTCCGTCTGACCGCGGCGTTCGCGGGCTGGCAGGACCCCGGTGCGGCGTTCACCGCCATCACCCAGATCGGCACCGAAGCGGCCGTCATCATCTACTTCCGCAAGGACATCGGGCGGATCATCTCGGCCTGGGCGCGCTCCCTCTTCAACCGGGAACTGCGGCACGATCACGACGCCCAGATGGGCTGGCTGGTGATCGTGGGCTCGATCCCGATCGGCGTCCTGGGCATCACGCTCAAGGACGCCATCGAGGGCCCGTTCCGCGATCTGCGGCTGATCGCCACCACCCTCATCGTGATGGGCGTGGTGCTCGGCATCGCCGACCGACTGGCCGCCCGCGACGAGACCGGCGGCCGGCACCGTGCCGCCAAGCAGCGCAAGTCCCTCACGGATCTCAGCGTCAAGGACGGTCTGCTGTACGGCATCTGCCAGGCCATGGCACTCATCCCCGGCGTCTCCCGCTCCGGCGCCACGATCAGCGGCGGCCTCCTGATGGGCTACACCCGCGAATCCGCGGCCCGCTACTCCTTCCTGCTCGCCATCCCGGCGGTGCTGGCCTCCGGCGTCTTCGAACTCAAGGACGCGGGCGAGGGCCACGTCTCCTGGGGCCCCACCCTCTTCGCCACGCTCATCGCCTTCGTCGTCGGCTACGCCGTCATCGCGTGGTTCATGAAGTTCATCTCCCACAAGTCCTTCATGCCGTTCGTCATCTACCGCATCCTCCTGGGCATAACCCTGTTCGCCCTGGTCGCGGCGGGAACGCTGACGCCGCATGCGGGCGAGACGACAGGCTGA
- a CDS encoding helix-turn-helix domain-containing protein: MTESERVPVERKRRRPTSSGVVLSADLIVDAACELIDAQGAQAFTVRKLGVALGADPSAVYRYFRNTEDLLLALADRLIGESMTGFAPSGDWAADLRDLGLRAYRSALRHPQIAVFSTVRVTGRPHEQHAVDTGIGLLLQAGFDEAAAVRHYHALVDTALGHAALDAGVLRLAPAQRVADEQAWRDEYAGLPAEEFPSLYRVREHLPLMGGSAVEPALDLLITALRGVAPL, from the coding sequence GTGACGGAGAGCGAGCGCGTCCCGGTCGAGCGCAAGCGGCGCCGGCCGACCAGTTCCGGCGTGGTGCTGTCGGCCGATCTCATCGTCGACGCCGCCTGCGAACTGATCGACGCCCAGGGGGCGCAAGCGTTCACCGTGCGCAAACTCGGCGTGGCACTCGGCGCCGATCCGTCCGCCGTCTACCGCTACTTCCGCAACACCGAGGATCTGCTGCTGGCGCTGGCCGACCGCCTCATCGGGGAGTCCATGACGGGCTTCGCGCCCAGCGGCGACTGGGCCGCCGACCTGCGTGATCTGGGCCTGCGGGCCTACCGTTCCGCGTTGCGCCACCCGCAGATCGCCGTGTTCAGCACCGTCCGGGTCACGGGCCGGCCCCATGAACAGCACGCGGTCGACACGGGCATCGGACTGCTGCTCCAGGCCGGGTTCGACGAGGCCGCCGCAGTCCGCCACTACCACGCCCTGGTCGACACCGCCCTGGGCCACGCGGCCCTGGACGCCGGCGTACTGCGGCTGGCCCCCGCCCAGCGCGTGGCGGACGAGCAGGCCTGGCGGGACGAGTACGCCGGTCTGCCCGCGGAGGAGTTCCCCAGCCTGTACCGCGTGCGGGAGCACCTTCCGCTCATGGGGGGCTCGGCGGTCGAGCCCGCGCTCGATCTGCTCATTACAGCCCTGCGGGGAGTGGCGCCTCTGTAA
- a CDS encoding APC family permease, with protein MPSAVQQDPGPARMRRSLGVKDGVAIAASSTAATTSIGIGMGTLAAYTGRQTPALLLLAFLPILGIALSYARLNRTEPNCGSGYTWVGRSIGPWPGFLTGWVVLVGNVIFMAYTGAVTGSVVLQFLNKLGLRSIGGLRLDPASTGISTAVGLVALVVVTITAITGVHAATRLQMWLLVFEYTVLLVFCGYALATGDQPFSLSWLNPFEISSPQALAQGMVLAVFFYWGWDAAFSVNEETRNSTDAARGGLIALVAMLGLFLIGALAFQRVLSTDELIHNGPQALTFLGSALAPEPWASLPLAALMCSAFASLQSSVIPTARGTLAMARDRTLGPMWQRLHPRYGSPAVGTLVIMALAALLAVLAVGIPQLNDMILTAVNSIGLTVALYYGLTALACAVRFRASLRDGAVRALRDVVVPAVSALALFGLGGYLVWDYATMSDHFEANPDNGWFMLLLPTLFIALGLGTAAWAKWVRRAPYFRTGQGTDGDAISLPMDADGAALPSPSEG; from the coding sequence ATGCCTTCCGCAGTGCAGCAGGACCCCGGCCCGGCGAGAATGCGCCGCTCACTGGGCGTGAAGGACGGAGTCGCGATCGCCGCGTCGAGCACCGCCGCGACCACCAGCATCGGCATCGGTATGGGCACCCTGGCCGCGTACACCGGCCGGCAGACGCCCGCCCTGTTGCTGCTGGCGTTCCTGCCCATCCTCGGGATCGCGCTGTCGTACGCCCGCCTCAACCGCACCGAGCCGAACTGCGGCAGCGGCTACACCTGGGTGGGCCGGTCCATCGGACCGTGGCCCGGATTCCTGACCGGGTGGGTGGTGCTGGTCGGCAACGTGATCTTCATGGCGTACACGGGTGCGGTGACCGGCTCCGTCGTCCTGCAGTTCCTCAACAAGCTGGGCCTGCGCAGCATCGGAGGGCTCCGGCTGGACCCGGCCTCGACCGGCATCAGCACCGCCGTGGGGCTGGTCGCGCTGGTCGTCGTCACGATCACCGCGATCACGGGGGTGCACGCCGCGACCCGGCTGCAGATGTGGCTGCTGGTCTTCGAGTACACGGTCCTGCTGGTCTTCTGCGGCTACGCCCTCGCCACCGGTGACCAGCCGTTCTCGCTCTCCTGGCTCAACCCGTTCGAGATCTCCTCGCCCCAGGCGCTGGCCCAGGGGATGGTGCTGGCGGTGTTCTTCTACTGGGGCTGGGACGCCGCGTTCAGTGTCAACGAGGAGACCCGCAACTCCACCGACGCGGCCCGCGGCGGACTGATCGCACTGGTGGCGATGCTGGGGCTCTTCCTCATCGGCGCGCTCGCCTTCCAGCGGGTGCTGAGCACGGACGAGCTCATCCACAACGGGCCGCAGGCGCTCACCTTCCTCGGCAGCGCGCTGGCGCCGGAGCCCTGGGCCTCGCTGCCCCTGGCCGCCCTGATGTGCTCGGCCTTCGCTTCTCTCCAGTCGAGCGTCATCCCCACCGCCCGCGGCACGCTGGCAATGGCCCGCGACCGCACGCTGGGCCCGATGTGGCAGCGGCTGCACCCGCGCTACGGCTCCCCCGCCGTGGGCACCTTGGTGATCATGGCGCTCGCCGCGCTGCTCGCCGTGCTCGCGGTCGGCATCCCCCAGCTCAACGACATGATCCTGACCGCCGTGAACTCGATCGGCCTGACCGTGGCCCTCTACTACGGACTCACCGCACTCGCCTGCGCGGTGCGCTTCCGCGCGAGCCTGCGCGACGGAGCGGTGCGCGCGCTGCGCGATGTGGTCGTCCCGGCGGTGAGCGCACTGGCGCTGTTCGGGCTCGGTGGCTACCTCGTCTGGGACTACGCGACCATGAGCGACCACTTCGAGGCGAACCCGGACAACGGCTGGTTCATGCTGCTGCTGCCCACGCTGTTCATTGCGCTGGGCCTGGGCACCGCCGCCTGGGCCAAGTGGGTCCGCCGCGCCCCGTACTTCCGTACCGGCCAGGGGACGGACGGCGACGCGATCAGCCTGCCGATGGACGCGGACGGCGCCGCGCTCCCCAGCCCGTCGGAGGGCTGA
- a CDS encoding PP2C family protein-serine/threonine phosphatase — MPLPRRVPLHGRRELSRVLVLIPIGLIAAVCVIDVLAPPDIHLGPLLVAAPAITAAFARPRLTAAIAALAVAAQVFIGIARGVLFTANLQAQIAALVVVSGLVVLFTVVRDRNERRLTQSRSVAAVAQQVLLRPLPARSGALEIASFYLAAEEEAEMGGDLFAAARTTSSTRLIIGDVRGKGLPAYGHAALLLGAFRAAAHRQATLPRLAVHLDGAVRWDSSQWYEVPGADTGTEPAAAPDPGKNDGLLPVAPPPGPDSVIDSEEAFATAVLLDLPDRWPVLRTINCGHPPPLLLREGQALPLCGERTALPIGLGGLAGAPDYEVETFPFAPGDLLLLYTDGVTEARDDKGAFYPLGERAGSWGGGSPQQVLRRLRADLLAHTNGRLGDDAAAVAVRRLPGRPPSTAGGAGAP; from the coding sequence ATGCCCCTTCCACGGCGGGTACCGCTGCATGGACGACGGGAACTGAGCCGCGTCCTGGTGCTGATCCCGATCGGGCTCATCGCGGCGGTCTGTGTGATCGACGTTCTCGCGCCGCCCGACATCCATCTGGGGCCGCTCCTCGTCGCGGCTCCCGCGATCACCGCGGCGTTCGCGCGGCCCCGCCTGACGGCCGCGATCGCTGCGCTGGCGGTAGCCGCCCAGGTGTTCATCGGGATCGCGCGCGGGGTGCTGTTCACCGCGAATCTGCAGGCCCAGATCGCCGCACTGGTGGTCGTCTCCGGCCTGGTCGTGCTCTTCACCGTCGTACGGGACCGCAATGAGCGCCGCCTCACCCAGAGCCGCTCGGTGGCCGCGGTCGCCCAGCAGGTACTGCTCCGGCCGCTGCCCGCGCGCAGCGGTGCCCTGGAGATCGCCTCCTTCTATCTGGCCGCCGAGGAGGAGGCGGAGATGGGCGGCGATCTGTTCGCGGCGGCGCGCACCACCAGCAGCACCCGGCTGATCATCGGCGACGTCCGGGGCAAGGGACTGCCCGCCTACGGTCACGCCGCCCTCCTCCTCGGCGCCTTCCGGGCGGCCGCCCACCGACAGGCCACCCTGCCCAGGCTGGCCGTCCACCTCGACGGCGCCGTCCGGTGGGACAGCAGCCAGTGGTACGAGGTGCCCGGAGCCGACACCGGGACGGAGCCGGCGGCCGCCCCGGACCCCGGCAAGAACGACGGCCTCCTTCCCGTCGCCCCGCCTCCCGGCCCGGACTCCGTCATCGACAGCGAGGAGGCCTTCGCGACCGCCGTGCTGCTGGACCTCCCCGACCGCTGGCCCGTGCTGCGCACCATCAACTGCGGTCACCCGCCCCCGCTGTTGCTGCGCGAGGGCCAGGCCCTCCCCTTGTGCGGCGAGCGGACCGCCTTGCCGATCGGTCTCGGTGGCCTGGCCGGCGCCCCGGACTACGAGGTCGAGACCTTTCCCTTCGCGCCAGGAGATCTCCTGCTCCTCTATACGGACGGGGTGACCGAGGCCCGCGACGACAAGGGAGCCTTCTACCCCCTGGGCGAGCGCGCCGGCTCCTGGGGCGGCGGCAGTCCACAGCAGGTTCTGCGCCGGCTGCGCGCGGACCTGCTGGCCCACACGAACGGCAGGCTCGGCGACGACGCCGCCGCGGTCGCGGTACGGCGCCTGCCCGGCCGGCCGCCGTCCACCGCCGGCGGCGCCGGCGCTCCCTGA
- a CDS encoding DUF6400 family protein: protein MNDRNTSDHQIFELDLAAHETRRRTEVLAALGDSWDPIAVVEGEDEAYRLLYSGLDAEQQATYDMLVAAEVLPGPGQA from the coding sequence ATGAACGACCGCAACACCTCTGACCACCAGATATTCGAGCTCGACCTCGCCGCTCACGAAACCCGGCGGCGGACCGAAGTCCTCGCGGCGCTGGGTGACAGCTGGGACCCCATCGCGGTGGTGGAGGGCGAGGACGAGGCGTACCGGCTCCTCTACTCGGGCCTGGACGCGGAGCAGCAGGCCACCTACGACATGCTGGTCGCCGCCGAGGTGCTGCCGGGCCCCGGGCAGGCCTGA
- a CDS encoding acyl carrier protein translates to MNAAEVVNTLLVQRFGVAPADITEESLLRGLRLDSLALEELRVLIEERLDIDLDEVSLTPRNTVGQLVAAVDGKVPA, encoded by the coding sequence GTGAACGCGGCAGAAGTTGTCAACACCTTGCTGGTCCAACGATTCGGGGTCGCCCCCGCCGATATCACCGAGGAGTCCTTGCTGCGCGGCCTGCGCCTCGACTCCCTGGCGCTGGAAGAACTCCGCGTCCTGATCGAGGAACGGCTGGACATCGACCTCGACGAGGTGTCGCTGACCCCGCGGAACACGGTGGGCCAGCTGGTGGCGGCCGTCGACGGCAAAGTTCCGGCATGA
- a CDS encoding S41 family peptidase, with protein MSAAPHRGAKAAGTGALDRIMAGYVFPLRAAEVDRALRARLAAGEYDALSGPALCEAVTAYLQEVCPDRHLRLLWQDEPGPLTTPADDDAGREAFLALMRAENHGLHRTEQLDGSIGYLDVRWMADAGEGAPAIGAAMELVARTRALLLDLRKCRGGSPAGAAMWCSYFFPDDEVHLNDIYERSTDATRQYWTLPYLPGPRYLDRPVYVLTSATTFSGGEDLAYTLQAHGRAEVVGETTRGGAHPTARHPVTEHITVTVPTARTVNAVTGTNWEGVGVQPDHAVPAEKALETAHGEARERLG; from the coding sequence ATGTCCGCTGCACCGCATCGCGGTGCGAAGGCCGCCGGTACCGGCGCCCTCGACCGCATCATGGCGGGCTATGTCTTCCCCCTGCGCGCCGCGGAGGTCGACCGCGCCCTCCGCGCACGGCTGGCAGCCGGTGAGTACGACGCACTGAGCGGTCCCGCGCTCTGCGAGGCGGTCACCGCATATCTGCAGGAGGTCTGCCCGGACAGGCATCTCAGGCTGCTGTGGCAGGACGAGCCCGGGCCGCTCACCACACCCGCGGACGACGATGCAGGCCGGGAAGCGTTCCTCGCCTTGATGCGGGCCGAGAACCACGGCCTCCATCGCACTGAACAGCTCGACGGCAGTATCGGCTATCTGGACGTGCGATGGATGGCCGACGCCGGGGAGGGCGCCCCCGCGATCGGCGCAGCCATGGAACTGGTCGCGCGCACCCGTGCCCTCCTTCTCGATCTGCGGAAGTGCCGGGGCGGCTCACCCGCGGGCGCCGCGATGTGGTGCAGCTACTTCTTCCCCGACGACGAGGTACACCTCAACGACATCTACGAGCGCTCCACCGACGCCACCCGGCAGTACTGGACGCTCCCGTATCTGCCCGGGCCCCGCTATCTCGATCGTCCGGTGTACGTGCTCACCAGCGCGACCACCTTCTCGGGCGGCGAGGACCTGGCGTACACCCTGCAGGCGCACGGGCGCGCCGAGGTGGTCGGCGAGACGACGAGAGGCGGTGCGCACCCCACCGCCCGCCATCCGGTGACGGAGCACATCACGGTCACCGTGCCGACGGCCCGGACCGTCAATGCCGTCACGGGCACCAACTGGGAGGGCGTCGGAGTGCAGCCGGATCATGCCGTGCCGGCCGAGAAGGCACTGGAGACGGCGCACGGGGAGGCGAGGGAGCGGCTGGGATAG
- a CDS encoding amidohydrolase, which translates to MDLSTTVDPEPTPDTAARGAADDGPADLVFLSGPVHTVDAARTRASAVAVREDRIIAVGHDAEVRDLIGPATEVVDLRGKLLIPGFQDAHVHPVGGGLELALCDLSAAVTAEAYRELISSYAAAHPEAAWITGGGWSMEAFPGGMPTREFLDALVPDRPVFLVNRDHHGGWANSRALERAGITSRTPDPADGRIERDADGHPTGMLQEGAMELVGDLVPEATLAERTAGLLRAQRLLHGYGVTAWQDAMLGRAPAGADPTPAYVAARRDGKLTARVRGALWWDRARGAEQIPELIARREELTGGRFRATTIKIMQDGIAENHTAAMLSPYLTACGCASDNSGISFIDPEDLRTYVTLLDAEGFQVHFHALGDRAVREALDAVEAARQTNGRRDTRPHLAHLQVVHPDDVPRFRRLGATANIQALWAAHEPQMDELTIPFLGPQRAAWQYPFGDLLRSGATLAAGSDWPVSSPDPIAALHVAVNRREPDGPASAPVFLPEQRIDLGSALAAYTAGSAYANHFDDTGTIQAGNLADLVVLDRDPFDGADEEIAATRVLQTFVGGRRVYAAEDA; encoded by the coding sequence ATGGATCTCAGCACCACCGTGGACCCCGAGCCCACCCCGGACACCGCCGCCCGCGGCGCCGCCGATGACGGCCCCGCCGACCTCGTCTTCCTCTCCGGCCCCGTGCACACCGTCGACGCCGCGCGCACCCGGGCGAGTGCGGTGGCGGTCCGCGAGGACCGCATCATCGCCGTCGGGCACGACGCGGAGGTCCGCGACCTGATCGGGCCCGCCACGGAGGTCGTCGATCTGCGCGGCAAGCTGCTCATCCCCGGATTCCAGGACGCGCATGTCCATCCGGTCGGCGGCGGACTGGAGTTGGCGCTGTGCGATCTGAGCGCGGCCGTCACCGCCGAGGCGTACCGCGAGCTGATCAGCTCGTATGCGGCGGCGCATCCGGAGGCGGCGTGGATCACGGGCGGCGGCTGGTCGATGGAGGCCTTCCCGGGCGGCATGCCGACCCGGGAGTTCCTGGACGCCCTCGTTCCCGACCGGCCGGTGTTCCTCGTCAACCGCGATCACCACGGTGGCTGGGCCAACTCCCGCGCCCTGGAACGCGCCGGGATCACCTCCCGTACGCCGGATCCGGCCGACGGGCGCATCGAGCGGGACGCGGACGGCCACCCGACCGGCATGCTGCAGGAGGGTGCCATGGAGCTGGTGGGCGATCTGGTCCCGGAAGCGACGCTCGCCGAGCGGACCGCCGGACTGCTCAGGGCGCAGCGCCTTCTCCACGGGTACGGGGTGACCGCGTGGCAGGACGCGATGCTCGGCCGCGCCCCCGCGGGCGCCGATCCCACCCCCGCGTATGTGGCCGCCCGGCGCGACGGCAAGCTCACGGCACGGGTCAGGGGGGCACTGTGGTGGGACCGGGCACGTGGGGCCGAGCAGATTCCTGAACTCATCGCCCGCCGGGAGGAGTTGACGGGCGGACGGTTCCGGGCGACCACCATCAAGATCATGCAGGACGGCATCGCCGAGAACCACACGGCCGCCATGCTCAGCCCCTACCTCACCGCCTGCGGCTGCGCCTCCGACAACAGCGGCATCTCGTTCATCGACCCCGAGGACCTGCGGACCTACGTCACGCTGCTGGACGCGGAAGGCTTCCAGGTGCACTTCCACGCCCTGGGCGACCGGGCCGTACGCGAGGCGCTGGACGCCGTCGAGGCGGCCCGGCAGACGAACGGCCGGCGCGACACCCGGCCGCACCTCGCCCATCTCCAGGTGGTCCACCCCGACGATGTCCCGCGCTTCCGCCGGCTCGGCGCCACCGCGAACATCCAGGCGCTCTGGGCGGCCCACGAGCCGCAGATGGACGAACTGACCATCCCCTTCCTGGGCCCCCAGCGCGCCGCCTGGCAGTACCCGTTCGGGGACCTGCTGCGCTCGGGCGCCACCCTTGCGGCGGGCAGCGACTGGCCGGTCAGCTCACCCGACCCGATTGCCGCCCTGCATGTCGCGGTCAACCGCAGGGAGCCCGACGGCCCGGCCTCGGCGCCGGTCTTCCTCCCCGAGCAGCGCATCGACCTGGGCTCCGCACTCGCCGCGTACACGGCCGGCAGCGCCTACGCCAACCACTTCGACGACACCGGCACCATCCAGGCGGGCAACCTGGCCGATCTGGTCGTCCTCGACCGTGACCCCTTCGACGGGGCCGACGAGGAGATCGCCGCGACCCGCGTGCTGCAGACCTTCGTCGGCGGACGCCGGGTCTACGCGGCCGAGGACGCCTGA
- a CDS encoding MarR family transcriptional regulator — MTSATRPPVPDAELLRLDHQVCFSLHAASRAFGGVYRDALKDLGLTYPQYLVMLVLWEHGSQPVKAIGEQLRLDSGTLSPLLKRLESAGLVRRERSTEDERSVTIHLTPAGDDLRAAALPVPRRMLAATGLTIEELRTLQGLLGRVTSALDKA; from the coding sequence ATGACCTCCGCCACCAGGCCCCCGGTACCCGACGCCGAACTGCTCCGCCTCGACCACCAGGTCTGCTTCTCGCTGCACGCCGCCTCACGGGCCTTTGGCGGCGTCTACCGCGACGCCCTGAAGGACCTGGGCCTGACCTACCCCCAGTACCTGGTCATGCTGGTGCTGTGGGAGCACGGATCCCAGCCGGTCAAGGCCATCGGCGAACAGCTCCGGCTGGACTCCGGCACCCTCTCCCCGCTCCTCAAGCGCCTGGAATCGGCCGGCCTGGTGCGCCGCGAACGGAGCACCGAGGACGAGCGGTCGGTCACCATCCACCTGACCCCCGCCGGCGACGACCTGCGCGCGGCGGCCCTGCCGGTCCCCCGCAGGATGCTGGCCGCCACGGGCCTCACGATCGAAGAACTCCGCACACTCCAGGGCTTGTTGGGACGCGTGACCAGCGCCCTGGACAAGGCCTGA